The DNA segment ggtgGGGGTCTTTAACAGCATTATCGCTGGAGTAGAGAATGGGGTGGGGGGTCTTTAACAGCATTATCGGTGGCATAGAGAATGGGGTGGGGGGTCTTTAACAGCATTATCGGTGGTGTAGAGGAGGGTGGGGGGTCTTTAACAGCATTATCGTGGAGTAGAGAATGGGGTGGGGGGTCTTTAACAGCATTATCGCTATATAATACATCATTATAACTACATTGCTGCTGTTCAGACTCCACAGCAACATTTTAAGAACTATTCGAAAAAGCCCTGATATACGGCAGCCTACTGTATGTGATCCTCAATGTCGATTCACCAGTCATTAAAGCCCTGATATACAGCAGCCTACTGTATGTGATCCTCAATGTCGGTTCACCAGTCATTAAAGCCCTGATATACGGCAGCCTACTGTATGTGATCCTCAATGTCGGTTCACCAGTCATTAAAGCCCTGATATACGGCAGCCTACTGTATGTGATCCTCAATGTCGGTTCACCAGTCATTAAAGCCCTGATATACGGCAGCCTACTGTATGTGATCCTCAATGTCGGTTCACCAGTCATTAAAGACAAGTGTTGTAGTGGTGATTCAGACATCAGAACCCTTTTGTAACCTGTAGGAAAAAGGACATAGAACGtatatcccaaatagcaccctattccctatatagtgcactacgtttggcGACGGGCCCTATggctagtgcactataaagggaatatgggggggggcatttgggacacaagcaACAAAACTAGGTTGAGTTGGACATGACTGAAGTGATTCTGTCTTTTAGGGTGCAACACTGTTAAACCTACAAAACAGAGCCAtttaaaagaagaaaaagaaCAACTACATCAACTCTGCCCTCTTTCTCTACTGGCTGGTGTTTGTCCAGTTGGCTGGGTGAAGATGTGGAGCTGTGGAACTCAGGGGGattggtagcctggtcccagatctgtttgtggggTCTTGCCAActgtaaacagatctgggaccaggctagggaaTCAGGGGGAAATTAAAACGTTAAAAGTGTCCCTGTTTGGCGTCTCCGATAGCGCCCCAGACGTCGAACACAAACTCGTCAGGAAAAGCGAAATCCCCGAGAGCCTCGTCCAGAGCCATGGCAAACTCATCAGGGTTCTTCTTGTCCCGACCCACCTCCACCATGGTCGccgctagagagagggagagagggggagagagaggggagagaggagagaggagaggagagaggagagaggagaggggagaggagaggagagaggagagaggagaggggagagaggagaggagagagaagaggagagagtggggggagaggagagaggagaggagagagtggggggagaggagagaggagagagggggggagagagggaaaagagaagaggagagaggagagaggaaaggagagagtgggggagaggagagaggagaggagaggggagagggttaGTTAGCTCGGGGAGCTTTCACAAATCTGTACAACTCTCTCAGTAGTTGAAATGTTGCtgtttaaactgtgtgtgtgtgtgtgtgtgtgtgtgtgtgtgtgtgtgtgtgtgtgtggccaggctgtgtgtgtgtgtgtgtgtatatagccaggcagtgtgtgtgtgtgtgtgtgtgtgtgtgcgcgcgtgtgtgtgtgtgtgtgtgtgtgtgtgtgtgtgtgtgtgtgtgtgtgtatatagccaggcagtgtgtgtgtgtgtgtgtgtgtgtgtgtgtgtgtgtgtgtatatagccaggcagtgtgtgtgtgtgtgtgtgtgtgtgtgtgtgtgtgtgtgtgtgtgtgtgtgtgtgtgtgtgtgtgtgtgtgtgtgcgcacgtgtgtgtacTCACCCAGTTCTGTATCTCTGATACCCATGTAAGTCTCCAGTAGGTCATCCACCTTCTTCACTGCTCTCTCCTCAAACTCTGTCGGCTGGAAAACACAAGACAGTCCACACTCCTCTCTGAGTAACAGATAATACACTGTATTGTAATAGATAATGTATAGTAATAGATAATACACTGTATAGTAATAGATAATACACTGTATAGTAACAGATAATACACTGTATAGTAACAGATAATGTATAGTAACAGATAATACACTGTATAGTAACAGATAATGTATAGTAATAGATAATACACTGTATAGTAATAGATAATACACTGTATAGTAACAGATAATACACTGTATAGTAACAGATAATACACTGTATAGTAACAGATAATGTATAGTAACAGATAATGCACTGTATAGTAACATATAATACACTGTATAGTAACAGATAATACACTGTATAGTAACAGATAATTTACAGTAACAGATAATACACTGTATAGTAACAGATAATACACTGTATGTATAGTAACAGATAATACACTGTATAGTAACAGATAATACACTGTATAGTAATAGATAATACACTGTATAGTAACAGATAATACACTGTATAGTAATAGATAATACACTGTACAGTAATAGATAATACACTGTATAGTAATAGATAATACACTGTATAGTAATAGATAATACACTGTATAGTAACAGATATTACACTGTATAGTAACAGATAATACACTGTATAGTAACAGATAATACACTGTATAGTAATAGATAATACACTGTATAGTAATAGATAATACACTGTACAGTAACAGATAATACACTGTATAGTAATAGATAATACACTGTATAGTAATAGATAATACACTGTATAGTAACAGATATTACACTGTATAGTAACAGATAATACACTGTATAGTAACAGATAATACACTATATAGTAACAGATAATACACTGTATAGTAACAGATAATACACTGTATAGTAACAGATAATACACTGTATAGTAACAGATAATACACTGTATAGTAATAGATAATACACTGTATAGTAACAGATAATACACTGTACAGTAACAGATAATACACTGTATAGTAATAGATAATACACTGTATAGTAATAGATAATACACTGTATAGTAATAGATAATACACTGTACAGTAACAGATAATACACTGTATAGTAACAGATAATACACTGTATAGTAATATATAATACACTGTACAGTAACAGATAATACACTGTATAGTAACAGATAATACACTGTATAGTAATAGATAATACACTGTATAGTAATAGATAATACACTGTATAGTAATAGATAATACACTGTATAGTAATAGATAATACACTGTATAGTAACAGATAATACACTGTATAGTAATAGATAATACACTGTATAGTAACAGATAATACACTGTATAGTAACAGATAATTTACAGTAACAGATAATACACTGTATAGTAACAGATAATACACTGTATAGTAACAGATAATACACTGTATAGTAACAGATAATACACTGTATAGTAACAGATATTACACTGTATAGTAATAGATAATACACTGTATAGTAACAGATAATACACTGTATAGTAACAGATAATACACTGTATAGTAACAGATAATACACTGTATAGTAATAGATAATACACTGTATAGTAATAGATAATGTATAGTAACAGATAATACACTGTATAGTAATAGATAATGTACAGTAACAGATAATACACTGTATAGTAATAGATAATGTACAGTAACAGATAATACACTGTATAGTAACAGATAATACACTGTATAGTAACAGATAATACACTGTATAGTAACAGATAATACACTGTATAGTAATAGATAATGTACAGTAATAGATAATACACTGTATAGTAATAGATACTGATGGGTGGTATTGGGAGGGGTGTAAGGGGACATGAATACACTCACCACTTCCTCTACGGTAGCAGGGCCCCTGGAGCGCAGTCTCAgagtccctctccctgtccccatcTTATTGTCACCGTCCGGCTTGGCGCCCTTCGACCTCGGCTCCAGCATCTCTGTTCGGCACCATAAATACACTTCACGTAAACGGTTCAGAGATAATGCTTTAAAATGTGGCTAATGTGTCTCTGACATACAAATGTGTTTTTACAAGGGctgggtatatatatatgtgacAAAGCATCAAGAATCATATCAAGCTAGTAGTCAGGTAGTCTGGACTAGAATCACATCAAGCTCTGGGTGATAACTACAGGTAGTCTGGACTACAATCACATCAAGCTCTGTGTAATAACTACAGGTAGTCTGGACTACAATCACATCAAGCTCTGTGTAATAACTACAGGTAGTCTGGACTACAATCACATCAAGCTCTGGGTGATAACTACAGGTAGTCTGGACTACAATCACATCAAGCTCTGGGTGATAACTACAGGTAGTCTGGACTACAATCACATCAAGCTCTCTGTGATAACTACAGGTAGTCTGGACTACAATTagttgtgttagtgctgggccTGCACACCCTACAGCTTCCCTACAGAGTTGGAGACCTCTGCCCTTGTCCCACACCTTCACAGAAGACCTTGGTCTCTACAAAATGTTAAATCCTACACTAGTCCCCAGCTGTCCACTCACCGAAGGCCTTCATGGGCTCCACCAGTTTGAGGGTGAACTTCTGCTGCTTGGGCAGTTCCTTCAGCATGCGAGCCACCTCGTAGTGACGTGATCCCACAATGTTCTTCCCGTTGATGCATTCTATGTGGTCTCCGACAGAGATCACCTTCACCTTGTCCGCCACACTGCCCTCCTTGATACGCTGTTGGGGAaccgggggagagagagagagagagacagagagagaaagagacagagagacagagagagagagagagag comes from the Salmo trutta chromosome 21, fSalTru1.1, whole genome shotgun sequence genome and includes:
- the gipc2 gene encoding PDZ domain-containing protein GIPC2, which gives rise to MPLGLRRKKNKSRESSNLVENEEVGGHAAGSSVKSTVNGAGLPPPPANLRPKLVFHTQLAHGSPTGRIDGFNNVKELYGKIAETFNLSPPEILFCTLNTHKIDMEKLLGGQIGLEDFIFAHIKAMKKEAEVFKSEDALGLTITDNGAGYAFIKRIKEGSVADKVKVISVGDHIECINGKNIVGSRHYEVARMLKELPKQQKFTLKLVEPMKAFEMLEPRSKGAKPDGDNKMGTGRGTLRLRSRGPATVEEVPTEFEERAVKKVDDLLETYMGIRDTELAATMVEVGRDKKNPDEFAMALDEALGDFAFPDEFVFDVWGAIGDAKQGHF